ATATATTTAATTTGATTGTTTTGCTGTACAGGCACATATGCTCTTTTTAAGGTGTGAAGCCTTTTTCTGTTCTGTTGGTGTACAGAAGTTGTTCAATTGTGTGAATGAACATATTACTCAGTGAAAAGCAACATTCAGGCTGCCAAAGCATGATCGCATGGTTTGTTCAAATGTAAACAAATTGGACACAATGAAAATCCTGTGTCCCACTTACTTTTAAAAGGAAAACAATATATTCTCATTATAATTCTTGATGATATTGGTATTATTCTCACGATTAAGCTTAAGGTTATTTTTTCCTTCCACTGTTTTCTGATACTTGTTTGGTCTAAACATGGTTTATTTTGAAGAAGGAATTTCATAGATTTTGTGACAATTTTTTCTTGtaatttttttttgttgccatttGACTTCATAAACGATACACACATTGTAAGCATGCCCTATGGGACAAATCACGTTTTTTACTCTTGAATAAAATATGCATGAACCAATAGTGTGGCTTCCAGTTTCTCATCGATAGATAGGAAATATATTCTCACATTGTGCAACATGATGGGAATAGGAAACCTTTTCACAAGTTAGGCCGCGCCCAAACAATATTCTCCATgggatgaagtgtgtgtgtgtgtgtgtgtgtgcgggtgtgtgactgtgtgtgtgtgtgtgtgtgtgtgtgtgtgtgtgtgtgtgtgtgtgtgtgtgtgtgtgtgtgtgtgtgtgtgtgtgtaaaatgggCAGCTTCACAGTTTTCAAGGGAACTGCTTTTTCACAGTCAACCTGAATCCCAAACAGTGGGCGAATGTGCTTTTCTCTACAGTTTCCATGAGGGCATTCCATCTGCTTCCTGCCATTCTTTCACAGGAAACTCTGGGAACAGCGTCAGACAGGCCATGGCAACCACTCCCACCTCACACTGAACCCACGGTAGAGGGCAAGTAGCTACTAACCCCCACTATATGCAACACGACGGCAACATCTCGCTTCCAGGACCTTAACCATACTCTCATTAACACAGgcaaatacacacagacacacacccaggcCACAAGTTGAGACAGCTGCCATACACGGACACACTCAGAGAGGCTCCATACTCTCTCTAGTACGTTCATGACAGTGGGTTCTCTTGCCCTGAGTGACCCCACACATTTTACACATTCAATAATACATACACACAGTGGGAATTTGCAAAGCTCCAGACAGGGGAAAGGCTGTGGATTTGGACATGGATCTGCTTCTGTATCCTGTCCCTCTGCTGAGTGTGTTTCTCCTCATTCCAGCAGGTAGGTTTAGATGAATAAAGGCAACGTAGACAGATTACGGGTACTAGTCTAACATAGATATTGCTTCAATAGTCTTTCAACTCTGTTTGACGTCCAATTTTTTTTACGTATTACTTTGAGCAGTTTCCTCTCTCTTGATAGAAATTGTACTTGTATATTAACTGTATCACGCTAGAAAAACAGGAGATGACTAAATATAGTGCTTTTTAATGATATCAGATGTGTTTACTTAGCCAGAGGACAAAATCTGTTTTGATATTGTAGTGTTCAGAGGAAGCCAGACCTTACTAGAGCTGTTTGTTACAGTTTCAGCCCAATCTGCCATCAATCAGACCAACCAGGCAAAGGTTCCCATGGGTGAGTTTAGGCCTAGTTGGCTGTAACTCTCTGACTCTGGCTAAGAATTAATTAATTTGGTTGGATAAATTATTTTGACCAAGGAACTGCTTGATCACCAGAGCTGTTTAACCATCATCAGAAACTGATATTGTAGTCAACATTCAAGAATCACTTGACCATGTAGGTCACGGATATTTGATGAAGATGTTTCAACCCACAGTGACCTCACCCACAACACTGTCATCCAACACTATTCATGTGGCTGGCAGCGCAACCACCCCAACTACAGCCCATCCAATGACTGATGTGACATCATCCCCAGCACTCTCACCGCCAGGTAACTCTGGTCTTCTATAGGGCTTATCTGCTGTGTTTTCTCTGTTAATGTTTGAGTAGAACTGAGAGAAAGTATTGcgttcattttgttgtttttctaggGGACAACCCTCTTGTGACAACCCTCAGTGCCCTGCAGTCAAATCAATCAACAACCTCACCTGGTAATACAGAGAAAATGTAGCATTCTGTACTagatcaaaatcaaatacaatgttattggtcacatacacatattttattgcgggtgtagcaaaatccTTGTGTTACTAGCGTCCAACAGAAGGCTACAATAAACATAAGGCAGTaagagttttgttgatgttgttgtggaCGTGTTTCAGAAAATACCAGCAGTGACAATGAGGCACCCACATCCTCACCTCGACTATCGTGTCCTAATGTCAGAAGCTCTGCTCAGGCTAAAATACCTAGTACCCCCTCACAAGACACTGCTGCTGTACCAGGTAAACActatttctctgtctgtcttagtACTCCGTCTACTGATGACAAGTTGATGTGCCTTTTGTCTGAATGGTGTGCACATCCTGTTATTGGATAGTATTCGGAAATCATGAGCCAGGAAATTCTGATTTGCTAGCTGTGCTTTAACAGAGGTGAGGAATTCTGAGAAAGCCATGTGTCATTCACAgggcacatttaaaaaaatgtatatattatttcacctttatttaaccaggtaagctagttgagaacaagttctcatttacaactgtgacctggccatgTTACTTGTGTGTTATGATCGCAAGCTGCATTTACGGTCAACTTTACATGTTGTTGTGCCGTATAACAATCTCATAGTCCTAATATCTTTGAAATTGAGCATTTCTCAGGTAGTGTTTGCTGTAAGTTGACTTACATGCCTGTTTATGTGTTCAGTCTTAGGATCAACAGCTGCTCAAACAGCAACCACTTCAACCTCTGTGACTTCCTCTGAGGGACCCAAAGGGACACAAACAGACATCCCTCCCACTCAGTCACCGGGCAAGAGCCTCACCATGCTTGCCTTTGGTATGCTTaatgatacatgatgatgatgatgatgattaaaaCGTTGTTATGTAACAGTGCAGTGTTAATATTCTATACTCAGGTGGAGTACAACTAACTCTGTCTGGGATGTTGCTCCCCTACAGGTGTCATGAGTTTAATCCTCATTCTCATCATTATCATGGTGGTTTTAGTAACAGTGGTCAACCTAAAAGACCAGTGCAGCAACTCCAAGGAGGAAGGTAAATGCAAAGGATGATCATTCATGTGAGAGAATGGATACATGAGAGTATTAGTATCTATATGTATGTTATGTGTATCCATGTTAACACCTGTAAAGATCTCTCTTCTTAGATGCTAACTACCATTAACGTTTATTCATGAAGGTCTCTTCTGGCCAGGGGAAGTTTTGTTAAGAGCCCTGTTCTGAACGTTAACACACTTTGGCTTGCGGTATggttttggaaacataaggaatgtatctttcatatcagtgagaaattatatattttaaaaaaaaagtaaattaccacacacctttatagggttagggttagtgttccccCACGGCCATATTCCCATGTTACAGCGTTTGTTTAAGGAAGACAGACAACGGAGACAACCACCTGTACTAATTAGCTATATAGCATGTTCCGAACATCTGTGTGTAAGCATAACTCGGAAGGAAGTGTAGAGGAACTGTAGTTTGTCAGCTGGAGACACACAGCCGTATGCATCTGTGGAAACCtgctacagtaagtgtatatttttAATTTGACAGATTATTTCtcactgatatgaaagataagttACATATGTTTAGAAAAAGTGTATCGCAAGCGATGATTATTGACGTTTCTAAACATTAAAACAGAGCGTCTGGATTACGTACAGTTCACATGGTCCCACTGGTAAGCAGCGCTTATAGCTGAGAACCCAGAATGCCTTGTTAATGCCTGGGGTTCTCCAGAGCTATGGCCATGCCAGCTTGAGAAGAGAGTAGTTATAGTAAGTGAAGAACATCATGTCAAACATGCCAGACAAAGAGAATCACCACAGTTTCTGTTCCACAGGTAAAAAGAGCAGTGATTCTGTGGTGTCTGAAAGGTATGCACACCAAAGTATACACATGCATAGTGTTGATAGGGTACGACAAAACTGAATGTGTCTCTGTTTATGTTTGTAATTCATCTATTTTTTCCATAGCAATGTCACGTTTAGTGGAGAAAAAGAGAGCATCACTTTGATCTCCATGAAGACCATTAACACAGAAACTGGTAGGGAAAATGTCACAGTAGTGCTTCACTTTGAAATAGTCCCCAAACCAATATTGAGGGGCCTCTGTTTTTGTTCCTTATAATAGCTATAATTGCTGATGATTATTGGGGGCAAATAGGCTCGCTATTCACAGTGATACAAGACATGTGGGAGCATGGTGTGAGCCTAAAACATCTCTCTTTTTCCCCAGACACAGACTCCCCCCAGGTCTCCTCCATTCACAGTACAACACTGGACTATGAGGAGCAGGAGCTAAACAGGGACCTAAACAGGGACCTACTGAACAACAAGGTGGGCTCAGGAAATAACTCTTCACAAGCACTAACTGCAATGGATACAACCACTTCTTATAGAGAATAGATAAAAGCAAATATCCAATGGATTGAAGTTAATATTACATATTGTGTTATTTTTTCAGCTGGTGTGAAAATAAAGACCCTAGATGTTCCGTTCCAAAACACAGAAATCACCAAACTGCTCAATAGTACAGCGGTTGTTCTATACATCTGAGATCAAGTTACCGGGAGTCCACACAGCACCTGAATTCATAGCTGTGGGGATATTATACATTAAGCTACAACTAGGCCTACCGTTGTGTCTGATGTGTCTACATGTTGCCATTCTAATACAAATATCCCATGTATTTGTGTGATGATATCAAAACTGCCTTTATCTAGATAATGTTGTGTGTTCTgtttcatatattttttatttttgtattttatttcagctttatttaaccaggtaggccagttgagagcaagttctcatttacaactgcgacctggccaagataaagcaaagcagtgcaacaaaaacaacacagagttacacatgggataaacaaacgtacagtcaataacacaatagaaaaatctgtttACAGTGTGTTcaaattaagtaaggaggtaaggcaataaataagccaatagtggcgaagtaattaaaatgtagtaatttacactggagtaatatgtgcagatgaggatgtgcaagtagaaatactggtgtgcaaaagagcagaaaaacaaaaacaaacatggggatgaggtaggtagttggttggatgggctatttacagatggactgtgtacagctgcagcgatcagtaagctgctctgacagctgacgcttaaagttggtgagggagatataagtcttcaactttagtgatttttgcaattcgttccagtcattggcagcagagaactggaaggaaaggctgccAAATTAggtattggctttggggatgaccagtgaaatatacctgctggagtgcgtgctacgggtgggtgttgctatggtgaccagtgagctgagataaggcagagctttacctagcaaagacttatagatgacctggagccagtgggtttggcgacgaatatgtagcgaggaccagccaacgagagcatacaggtcgcagtggtgggtagtatatggggctttggtgacaaaacggatggcactgtgatagactgcatccaatttgctgagtagagtgttggaggctattttgtaaatgacattgccgaagtcaaggatcggtaggacagtcagttttatgagggtatgtttggcagcatgagtgaaggaggctttgttgcgaaataggaagccgattctagatttaactttggattggagatgcttaatgtgagtctggaaggagagtttacagtctaaccagacacctaggtatttatagttgtccacatattctaagtcagaaccgtccagagtagtgatgctagtcaggtgggcgggtgcgggcagcgatcagttgaagagcatgcatttcgttttactagcatttaagagcagttggaggccacagaaggagtgttgtatggcgttgaagctcgtttagaggttgttaacacagtgtccaaaataGGGCCAgatgtgtacagaatggtgttgtctgcgtaaaggtggatcaaagaatcaccagcagcaagagcgacatcattgataaatacagagaaaagagttggctcgagaattgaaccctgtggcacccccatagagactgccagaggtccggacaacaggccctccagtttgacacactgaactctctcTGAGAAGTAATtaatgaaccaggcgaggcagtcatttgagaaaccaagactgttgaatctgccgataagaatacgatacaaaggaatctcagacgatacaaaggagaggttgaacagactagtaataggggttgcagcaattgcggcggatcattttcggaagagagggtccagattgtctagcccagctgatttgtagggatccagattttgcagctctttcaggacatcatctgtctggatttgggtgaaggagaagcagggcttcagggggggggggggggggcttgggccagttgctgcggggggtgcagagctgttagccagtgttggggtagccaggtggaaactatggccagccatagagtaatacttattgaaattctcgatatCGTGGATTGATCAGTGGTAACattgtttcctagtctcagtgcagtgggcagctagtAGGAGCTACTcttattttccatggactttacagtatcccaaaacattttggaattagtgctgcaggatgcaaatctctgtttgaaaaagcgtagcctttgctttcctgaccgtgtgtattggttcctgacttccctgaaaagttgcatatcgcgggaactattcgaagctagtgcagtatgccacagggtgtttttgtgctggtcaaaggcagtcaagtctggagtgaaccaagggctatatctgttcttagttcaacattttttgaaaggggcatgcttatttaagatggtgaggaaagcacttttaaagaacaaacggcatcctctactgacgggatgaggtcaatatcctcccagcatacccaggccaggtcaattagaaaggcctgctcgcagaagtgtttaagggagcgtttgacagtgatgaggggtggtcgtttgaccgcggacccataacggtggcaggcaatgaggcagtgatcgctgagatcctggttgaaaacagcagaggtgtatttagagggcaagttggtcaggatgatatctatgagggtgcccatgtttatggatttagggttgtacctggtaggttccttgataatttgtgtgagattgaaggcatctagcttagattgtaggacagccggggtgttaagcatatcccaatttaggtcacctagcagcacaaaCTCTGATGATAGATGGGTGGCAATCAATTCATATATGGTGTCCAGgacacagctgggagctgagggggtctataacatgtggcaacagtgagggacttatttctggagagatggatctttaaaagtagaagctcgaactgtttgggcatagacctggatagtatgacagaactctgcaggctatctctacagtagattgcaattctgccccctttagcagttctgtcttgacggaaaatgttgtaattggggatggaaatttcggaatttttggtggccttcctaagccaggattcagttaaggctaggacagcagagttggaggagtgtgctaaagcagtgaataaagcaaacttagggaggaggcttctgatgttaacatgcatgaacccaaggcatttacggttgcagaagtcaacaaatgagagcgcctcgGTACAcactgggttaacctctacatcaccagaggaacagaggaggagtaggacgaGGGTACagtaaaggctataagaactggtcgtctagtgctttgggaacagagaataaaaggagcagatttctgggcgtggtaggatagattcagggcatagtgTACATTCAAGAGTATGGTAGGGTGTGAGTACAGTggggcattgagtgacgatgagagaggttgcatctctggaggcgccagttaagcta
The Salvelinus fontinalis isolate EN_2023a chromosome 10, ASM2944872v1, whole genome shotgun sequence DNA segment above includes these coding regions:
- the ecscr gene encoding endothelial cell-specific chemotaxis regulator, giving the protein MDLLLYPVPLLSVFLLIPAVSAQSAINQTNQAKVPMVTSPTTLSSNTIHVAGSATTPTTAHPMTDVTSSPALSPPGDNPLVTTLSALQSNQSTTSPENTSSDNEAPTSSPRLSCPNVRSSAQAKIPSTPSQDTAAVPVLGSTAAQTATTSTSVTSSEGPKGTQTDIPPTQSPGKSLTMLAFGVMSLILILIIIMVVLVTVVNLKDQCSNSKEEGKKSSDSVVSESNVTFSGEKESITLISMKTINTETDTDSPQVSSIHSTTLDYEEQELNRDLNRDLLNNKLV